In one Rhodanobacteraceae bacterium genomic region, the following are encoded:
- a CDS encoding histidine--tRNA ligase, with product MSILKPRTPAGTMELLPLDQIAFQDLLDTIRRNYERFGFLPVETPVFELSDVLLTKSGGETERQVYFVQSTGSLKQGDAPELALRFDLTVPLARYVAEHEHQLSFPFRRYQMQRVYRGESAQRGRFREFYQCDIDIIGKDELSIRYDAEVVAVIASVFRELSVGPFTIQLNNRKLMRSFFERAGVADVEQQTLVLREVDKLDKRGADYVRRTLTGEGFNLAPERVEDILAFVQLRSSSHAQALAMLAGIGGGNAQLEEGIAELTEVLNLVKGFGVAESNYALNFSIARGLDYYTGTVYETVLTDHPQIGSVCSGGRYENLASHYTKSRLPGVGISIGATRLYFQLREAGLIGTAESTVQVLVTQMDAALMPTYLDIATQLRNAGINTELVLDSAKLGKQLKYADKAGIRFAVIIGENEVQTQAVVIKDLIKQEQFEVPREELIKALRVEIEQAEALGELKRRGRKFSDTDA from the coding sequence ATGAGCATCTTGAAGCCCCGCACGCCCGCCGGCACCATGGAATTGCTGCCGCTCGACCAGATCGCCTTTCAGGATCTGCTCGACACCATTCGCCGCAACTACGAGCGCTTTGGCTTCCTGCCGGTGGAAACGCCGGTCTTCGAGTTGTCCGATGTGCTGTTGACCAAGAGTGGCGGCGAGACCGAACGCCAGGTCTATTTCGTGCAATCCACCGGCAGCCTCAAACAGGGCGATGCGCCGGAACTGGCCCTGCGTTTCGATCTGACGGTGCCGCTGGCGCGCTACGTTGCCGAGCACGAACACCAGCTCAGCTTTCCCTTCCGCCGCTATCAGATGCAGCGCGTCTATCGCGGCGAAAGCGCCCAGCGCGGACGCTTCCGCGAGTTCTATCAGTGCGATATCGACATCATCGGCAAGGATGAGCTGTCGATCCGCTACGACGCCGAAGTGGTGGCGGTGATCGCCAGCGTCTTCCGCGAACTCAGCGTCGGGCCGTTCACGATCCAGCTCAACAACCGCAAGCTGATGCGCAGCTTCTTCGAGCGCGCCGGTGTCGCCGATGTCGAGCAGCAGACGCTGGTGCTGCGCGAGGTCGACAAGCTCGACAAGCGCGGTGCCGACTATGTACGCCGCACGCTCACCGGCGAAGGTTTCAATCTGGCACCGGAGCGGGTCGAGGACATTCTGGCCTTCGTGCAGCTGCGCTCCAGCAGTCACGCCCAGGCCCTGGCCATGCTGGCTGGCATCGGTGGCGGCAATGCCCAACTCGAAGAAGGCATCGCCGAGCTCACCGAGGTGCTGAATCTGGTCAAGGGCTTCGGTGTGGCCGAGTCCAACTACGCCCTGAACTTCTCGATTGCCCGCGGTCTGGATTACTACACGGGCACGGTCTACGAGACGGTGTTGACCGACCATCCGCAGATCGGCAGCGTCTGTTCGGGTGGCCGCTACGAGAATCTGGCCAGCCACTACACCAAATCCAGGTTGCCCGGCGTCGGCATCTCCATCGGCGCCACCCGGCTGTATTTCCAGCTGCGAGAGGCCGGGTTGATCGGCACGGCCGAGAGTACCGTCCAGGTGCTGGTGACGCAGATGGATGCCGCGCTGATGCCGACCTATCTCGACATTGCCACGCAGTTGCGCAATGCCGGGATCAACACCGAACTGGTGCTGGATTCGGCCAAGCTCGGCAAGCAGCTCAAGTATGCCGACAAGGCTGGCATCCGTTTCGCCGTGATCATCGGCGAAAACGAGGTCCAGACCCAGGCGGTGGTCATCAAGGATCTGATCAAGCAGGAGCAGTTCGAGGTGCCGCGCGAAGAGCTGATCAAGGCTCTGCGAGTGGAGATCGAACAGGCCGAGGCACTGGGTGAGCTCAAGCGCCGCGGCCGCAAGTTTTCAGACACCGACGCATGA
- a CDS encoding MHS family MFS transporter produces the protein MSSHARGASNSTSRVLFASLIGTTIEFFDFYIYATAAVLVFPQLFFPASDPTSATLQSLATFALAFFARPLGSALFGHFGDRIGRKATLVAALLTMGLSTVAIGLLPTYASIGVAAPILLALCRLGQGLGLGGEWGGAVLLATENAPPGKRAWFGMFPQLGAPIGFVCSTGIFLLLGALLTEEQLFAWGWRVPFLASAALVWVGLYVRLRIEETPDFKKLEAHERVRLPILSVMTAHPLTLALGTAAALATFVLFYLMTVFTLSWGTSALGYTRQEFLELQLLAVLCFGATIPISAWLADRHGRGSMLIAASLTIAVFGAAFAPWFGSGSSTGVLIFLAVGLGLMGMTYGPLGTALAELYPTAVRYTGASMSFNLAGIFGASLAPYIATWLATNHGLPAVGYYLSGAALLSAMAFMLLYRKRAPR, from the coding sequence ATGTCCAGCCACGCCCGTGGAGCCTCCAACAGCACTTCCCGGGTGCTGTTCGCCAGTCTGATCGGCACCACCATCGAATTCTTCGATTTCTACATCTATGCCACGGCGGCGGTGCTGGTGTTTCCACAGTTGTTCTTCCCGGCCAGCGATCCCACCTCGGCCACGCTGCAATCGCTGGCCACCTTCGCCCTGGCCTTTTTCGCCCGCCCGCTGGGGTCGGCCCTGTTCGGGCATTTCGGCGATCGCATCGGCCGCAAGGCCACGCTGGTGGCGGCGTTGCTGACGATGGGGCTGTCCACCGTGGCCATCGGCTTGCTGCCCACCTATGCCAGCATCGGCGTCGCCGCGCCCATCCTGCTGGCGCTGTGCAGGCTGGGACAGGGATTGGGGCTGGGCGGCGAATGGGGTGGCGCGGTCCTGCTGGCCACCGAAAATGCGCCGCCGGGCAAGCGCGCCTGGTTCGGCATGTTCCCGCAACTGGGCGCGCCGATCGGCTTTGTCTGCTCCACCGGCATCTTCCTGCTGCTGGGCGCACTGCTGACCGAGGAGCAACTCTTTGCCTGGGGCTGGCGAGTGCCCTTTCTCGCCAGCGCTGCCCTGGTCTGGGTGGGCCTGTACGTGCGCCTGCGCATCGAGGAAACCCCGGATTTCAAGAAACTGGAAGCGCATGAACGCGTGCGCCTTCCAATATTGTCGGTGATGACTGCGCATCCCCTGACGCTGGCACTGGGCACCGCTGCGGCGCTCGCCACTTTTGTGCTGTTCTATCTGATGACCGTGTTCACGCTGAGCTGGGGCACTTCGGCACTCGGCTACACGCGCCAGGAATTCCTGGAACTGCAGTTGCTTGCAGTGCTCTGTTTCGGCGCGACCATTCCGATCTCGGCGTGGTTGGCAGATCGCCATGGCCGCGGGAGCATGCTGATTGCCGCCAGTCTGACCATTGCCGTTTTCGGAGCCGCATTTGCGCCGTGGTTCGGATCGGGCTCCAGCACCGGCGTGCTGATCTTCCTGGCCGTGGGTCTGGGCCTGATGGGCATGACCTATGGCCCGCTCGGCACTGCACTCGCCGAGCTCTATCCCACCGCCGTGCGCTACACCGGCGCCTCGATGAGTTTCAATCTCGCCGGCATCTTCGGTGCCTCACTGGCGCCGTACATTGCCACCTGGCTGGCCACGAACCATGGTCTGCCGGCAGTTGGCTACTACCTCAGCGGCGCCGCGCTGCTAAGCGCGATGGCCTTCATGCTGCTGTATCGCAAGCGCGCGCCCAGGTGA
- a CDS encoding glucose 1-dehydrogenase, with amino-acid sequence MTRYDYAGRTALITGAAGGIGSATALAFAAAGAKVVLADIADSGAQLAQSIVDQGGKAWFVRTDVTRIEQIEALVAQTLSYGGSLDFAFNNAGIEEENARLGDSDEALFDRMMAINVKGVWACMRAELQVMKTQGHGVIINTASVAGLVGAPKHAIYGASKHAVIGLTKSAAAEYGKAGIRINAVCPGVIRTAMYQRMIDQGLADEHSIRRLHPIGRIGEVEEIAGAVLWMCSEQAAFMTGHSMTIDGGMTAI; translated from the coding sequence ATGACTCGATATGACTACGCCGGGCGCACCGCGCTCATCACCGGTGCCGCCGGCGGCATCGGTAGCGCCACGGCACTGGCTTTTGCAGCGGCAGGCGCCAAGGTGGTGCTGGCCGACATTGCCGATTCAGGGGCGCAGCTGGCGCAATCCATCGTCGATCAGGGCGGCAAGGCCTGGTTCGTGCGCACCGATGTCACCCGCATCGAGCAGATCGAGGCGCTGGTGGCGCAGACACTGAGCTACGGCGGCAGCCTGGATTTCGCCTTCAATAACGCCGGCATCGAGGAAGAAAACGCGCGCCTGGGCGATTCCGACGAGGCCCTGTTCGATCGCATGATGGCCATCAACGTCAAGGGCGTGTGGGCCTGCATGCGAGCCGAGTTGCAGGTGATGAAGACTCAGGGGCACGGCGTGATCATCAACACCGCATCGGTGGCAGGCCTGGTGGGTGCGCCCAAACACGCCATCTACGGCGCCAGCAAGCATGCGGTGATCGGTTTGACCAAGAGCGCGGCGGCCGAATACGGCAAGGCCGGCATCCGCATCAACGCCGTCTGCCCCGGCGTCATCCGTACCGCCATGTATCAGCGCATGATCGATCAGGGCCTGGCTGATGAGCACAGTATTCGTCGCCTGCATCCGATCGGGCGCATCGGCGAGGTCGAGGAAATCGCCGGCGCCGTGCTCTGGATGTGCTCGGAGCAGGCGGCCTTCATGACCGGGCACAGCATGACCATCGATGGCGGCATGACCGCGATTTGA
- a CDS encoding polyhydroxyalkanoate depolymerase, which yields MLYQIHEFQRSLMSPFVAFSDAAAKMYSQPSSFMSRLPGASRLAATYELLYRIGKDYEKPEFGIRSVESHGHQVPIVEFTVLAKPFCNLIRFKRFSDDPATVNDLKDDPPVLVVAPLSGHHSTLLRDTVRTLLKDHKVYVTDWVDARMVPVEQGAFHLDDYIDYIREFIAHIGAERLHVISVCQPTVPVMAAVSLMASDGEQLPRSLTMMGGPLDTRKSPTQVNDLATTKPLSWFQNNVIHEVPRNYPGHRRKVYPGFLQHAGFLAMNPSRHMSSHWDFYQDLLRGDLEDAESHRKFYDEYNAVQDMPAEYYLDTIRVVFQEHLLPRGEWHVRGQRVAPEAIRNTAIFTIEGELDDISGVGQTQAAHAMTPGVDPADKRDLTVKGAGHYGIFSGRRWREVVYPEVRQFIREHAG from the coding sequence GTGCTGTATCAGATCCATGAGTTCCAGCGATCGCTGATGAGTCCCTTCGTCGCCTTCTCTGACGCGGCGGCAAAAATGTACTCGCAGCCAAGCAGTTTCATGTCGCGACTTCCGGGTGCATCCCGTCTGGCGGCCACCTACGAGCTGCTGTATCGCATCGGCAAGGATTACGAGAAGCCCGAGTTCGGCATCCGCAGCGTTGAGTCGCATGGACACCAGGTACCGATCGTCGAGTTCACGGTGCTGGCCAAGCCCTTCTGCAACCTGATCCGCTTCAAGCGCTTCTCCGACGATCCCGCTACCGTCAACGATCTGAAGGATGATCCGCCGGTGCTGGTCGTGGCGCCGCTGTCAGGCCACCACTCGACGCTGCTGCGCGATACCGTGCGCACGCTGCTGAAGGACCACAAGGTCTACGTCACCGACTGGGTCGATGCGCGCATGGTGCCGGTCGAACAAGGTGCCTTTCATCTGGATGACTACATCGACTACATCCGGGAGTTCATCGCCCATATCGGAGCCGAACGGCTGCATGTGATCAGCGTGTGCCAGCCAACGGTGCCGGTGATGGCAGCAGTGTCGCTGATGGCCAGCGACGGCGAGCAGTTGCCGCGCTCACTGACGATGATGGGCGGCCCCCTCGACACCCGAAAGAGCCCGACCCAGGTCAATGACCTGGCCACCACCAAGCCGCTGAGCTGGTTCCAGAACAACGTGATCCACGAAGTGCCGCGCAATTATCCCGGCCACCGCCGCAAGGTCTATCCGGGCTTTCTCCAGCATGCCGGCTTTCTGGCGATGAATCCGAGCCGCCACATGTCCTCACACTGGGACTTCTATCAGGATCTGCTGCGCGGAGATCTGGAAGACGCCGAATCCCATCGTAAGTTCTACGATGAGTACAACGCCGTGCAGGACATGCCGGCCGAGTATTACCTCGACACCATCCGCGTGGTCTTTCAGGAACATCTGCTACCGCGTGGCGAATGGCATGTGCGCGGCCAGCGCGTCGCCCCGGAAGCGATCAGGAACACCGCCATCTTCACCATCGAGGGTGAGCTGGACGATATTTCCGGGGTCGGCCAGACCCAGGCTGCCCATGCCATGACGCCCGGCGTTGATCCGGCCGACAAGCGCGATCTGACGGTCAAGGGCGCCGGCCATTACGGCATCTTCAGCGGCCGCCGCTGGCGCGAAGTGGTGTACCCGGAAGTGCGCCAGTTCATTCGCGAGCACGCGGGCTAG
- a CDS encoding HPF/RaiA family ribosome-associated protein, giving the protein MQIQVNAGHHIEAREALVARVSADLSRALARISDHITRIEVHLSDENGEKNGQHDHRCTLEARLERRQPVAVTHHAATLDLSVSGATSKLLRVIDSQFGRLEDRRRADDTRPAEI; this is encoded by the coding sequence ATGCAGATTCAGGTCAATGCCGGTCACCACATCGAAGCCCGCGAGGCGCTGGTGGCCCGAGTCAGTGCAGATCTGAGCCGCGCGCTCGCGCGCATCAGCGATCACATCACCCGGATCGAAGTTCATCTGAGCGACGAAAACGGCGAGAAGAACGGTCAGCACGATCATCGCTGCACGCTGGAGGCCCGTCTGGAGCGGCGCCAGCCGGTGGCCGTAACCCATCATGCCGCCACCCTGGATCTATCGGTCAGCGGCGCGACCAGCAAGCTGCTCAGGGTCATCGACAGTCAGTTCGGTCGGCTGGAAGACCGCCGCCGTGCGGATGACACGCGACCGGCTGAAATCTGA